Sequence from the Numida meleagris isolate 19003 breed g44 Domestic line chromosome 2, NumMel1.0, whole genome shotgun sequence genome:
TGAAACAATTAGCCTGCCCCTTCTGATCTATTTTTCGAGAAACTAATTTAGACTTCTTAGAATTTAGACGTCTGTCTGCTTTTCTATAGAAAGCAGGATCAACAATGTGAACCACTTGGAGCTTTGAAGCTTTACCAAAAATCAACAGTTCTCTCATTTCATTAATCTCAGAATAGTTTTCAAAGCAGTAACTTTGAAAGATGatctcaaaacaaaaaaaaaaaagagagaagagaagagaaagcaatagTATGGGCTTTCCGAAAACAGAAGGATGGTTGCCTTCCTTCAAGCAGtcaatttaaaaccaaaaggTGGTTTGTACCAGAATGACAGAAATTCTTCATCAATTGCATTGTTTTCATTAACCCCAAGTACTGAATCTGGACTGGATACGAAAGAGATGTGAACCCACTGCACGCTTGTGCATGCACACGCCTGTACAGCAACCACTGACACGGGGGGGCTTTCTGAGAAAGGGAACACAGGCAGATGATGCCGAACGCATACCTCCAGCTTGTCAATCCTCCTGTATATCTGCCTCATTTCCGTAGCTTTGGTGTAAATTTCAGGTATACTTTCATTGACGACTTGGGACGAATCACTTCGAATCTAAAGAGGATGAGTTGAAGAGATAATAAAGAAATTGAGGAATAGAGCAAAGCGTTAAGCACTAGATTTCGTTTATGAAACTAGAGCTGTGCTCCCATTAAACggattaaaacaaacagattagaaatactaggaaaaaaaaaaaacaacaagcatcTAGATTAAAAGCGGCAAGTCGGATAACGATCGGTATCTCTACCCCACGTACCATGTCCAGCATCCCCACAAACTCATCCACTCTCGTCAGCAGCTCTTCCAGGCTCTTCTCTAAGTTTTCTACCTGCAAAACACATTCACATGCTTTAAGGGTGCCAAAGCTCCAAGCGTGGGCATCAAGCGAACCGCAGAGCGCCGAGCGGAGCaccccggccccgccgcccaCCTGCTCGCTGAAGGCGCTGCGCTCCACCAGCAGGTAGGCGCTATAGGCGGCGGCGGTAGCGCTGAGCGACGCCTCCAGCGCGTCCCCCTCCTCGTCCTCCTGCCCGCCCAGCCCAGAGGCGTTGCTGTGGCTCTGCGAGACGTTCCCGCTGTCCCCGCCGGAGCAGCCCGCCGCGGCCGCCAtgccgccgccccgccgcccgtCAGGCGGCACCTCCATCACGTGAGCGGCCACCGGCGCAAGCGCCGCACCGCCCAGAGGGAGGGGGCCGCGCCTCCCGCCCCGCCCAAAGGCCGCCGGGGGCGGGCCCCGCTCCTCGCAGCTCCCCCCGGGCCCTACGGCCTTCACGCCGAGGGAGGGGCTGTCCTTTAACAGAGCAGTGCTTTGCCTCTGGTCCCTCAGCAGAACCAGGAGGCTCCTGGTACTGAGAGAGCTTACCCGCGTGTATATCATCGGTCTCTGCACAGAGGACTTAGGTTTTTAGGATGGTGCACgcaaaaacagaagcatttttttttcttctggttgaTGCAAGACAGCGCATCAGTGTCTTGCATCAGAAGACACATCAGAACACAGCAGAAGACAGTGTTAGCAAGCCTTAAAAGATACACTGCAAAGTGCCAGGTGCAAAGTTGATTCTGTCcctactctgcccttgtaacCAAGACCCTGTCACTCCTCCCCACTAAGCCGCATGTCCCACCTCAGCACCATCTCCCACTCCCCGGGACAAACCAGCTGCAGTACTTAGGTATTTTGTAACAGCCCATGAGCTGGAGAGCCACCGAGCCTCCTCCGAGCAAAGAGCTGCAGCACCTCACTTAGAGAAAGGTAGCTTAAGCTTTTCCTGAGGAGAAAGAACTACGTGAAGGCCTCAAGGAAGACTTGAGTTTCAAAGAAAGCCTTGCTATAAAGAGCAGAGCAAGCTACCCGGCCCCTGTGTGAATCAATGCAACAGTAGTCCTTAATAAAGCCAGGATGGGAAGAAAAGTTGGTTCTTCTGGTTTTCACCACCTGCACTGGTTCAGGAAGAGGCAACCCTGAAATGGTTGTATCACTGAAGAGTTGTCAAAACGTACCCAAAAAACGTACCTTGTTTCACCAAGGAAGTGTGATACTCCTATACAAATATGTCCTCAAGGATAAGGGAAAGGATATAGAGCAGAAGTAAGCTTAGTGCACATTTTATTGCAGACAGGTCACAATTTCATCAGTTAAATAAGGCAAAATGAGTAACTTCAGCCAGGCAAAACAACTTATTTAAAGAAGGTGTAACAAAACCCTCCCGATAAGATGGTCTGACTGACTGAAGCATATCCAGCTATTCAGTTTTTTACCGCACCAAtataatcagattttttttttttaatgaaaaccttTGGTAAAGTACAAACACGTATTTAAGACAAATAGGATCAATGTGCTATTCTTACTGT
This genomic interval carries:
- the LOC110394450 gene encoding biogenesis of lysosome-related organelles complex 1 subunit 4-like — its product is MIYTRVSSLSTRSLLVLLRDQRQSTALLKDSPSLGVKAVGPGGSCEERGPPPAAFGRGGRRGPLPLGGAALAPVAAHVMEVPPDGRRGGGMAAAAGCSGGDSGNVSQSHSNASGLGGQEDEEGDALEASLSATAAAYSAYLLVERSAFSEQVENLEKSLEELLTRVDEFVGMLDMIRSDSSQVVNESIPEIYTKATEMRQIYRRIDKLEAFVKMIANHVAGMEERVIKAETDLGAFPSTFKKILHTISIPSFRNKSSSSRQQAAYEPPVLFKTEDYFPCPNEAPY